The Treponema primitia ZAS-1 genomic sequence ATAGGGCAGGATATAAAAGTCTGGAGAAATTTACTTCCCGAGACAAGCGAAACGATACTGGATCGTGATGCCAAGGGAGCGTTGGAATTTGTGAAGCATGTGTTTGGTAGTACTTCTGTTTTATAACGTTTTTACCGGGTAATACCGGCTGAATATTTCCCCTACCGTAGTCTCACACTCCTGTAAAAAGGCGAGGTGCTTTTCCAGAAAGGCGGCGCCTTCCCCGGTGAGGTGCGCCTCTCCGCCGCCTTTGCCGCCCTGTTGGCGGACCACGACGGGAAACCCGATCCATGCCTCTATGCGGGCCAGCAGTTTCCATCCCTTGGTGTAGGACATGCCCATGTTTTCACAGGCCTCGCGGACATTCCCGCTCCGCCGGATTTCCAAAAGAAGCATTATCATCCCGGGGCCGCAGAATGGTTCTCCCTTTCCGGTCTGGTTTATCAGTGAAATTTTTATTGTCGGCTTTATGTTTTCAAACATGCTTTGAACCCCTCATAGCAATTCTGTGCTGCCGAATAACACTACGTTAACGACACTTCCTGCGGGCAGCGCGGCGCTTCCGGCGGGTATATCCACAAAACAGTTACAGCTTAGCAGTGAAAGCATATGACCGGAAGAGTGGCCCTCCGGCAGGCTTATCAAGGGGAACTCTTCATCGCCGCGCTTCGGTTCAAGCCGGGCCCGGATAAAACGGCGCGTACCGCTTTGTTTGGGGAAGGGGGAGATCAGCCGGGCCCTCAGCCGCCGGGTTTCCAGATCCGGCCGCTGGGCCAGTTTTGCCAGAACCGGCCGTACCAGGAGTTCCAGGTTGGCCATGGCGGCAAAGGGATTTCCCGACAGGCAGATCAGCAGTTTTTTCCGGTACACCCCGCAGAGTATGGCGCTGCCGGGCTTGAAGGTCATGCGCCAGAAGAGCTGTTCCGCCCCCAGCAGGGTAAACACATCCCGCATGATGTCCCTGTCCCCCACGCTCACCCCTCCGGTACTGATAAGGAGATCCAGGTCTTCCATATGGGCGCGTATCTCCGCCGCCGCCGTCTCCGGTTCATCCGCTGCGACGGGCAGAAGTCTCGGATGGAAGCCCAGTTCTTCAAGCCGGGTGGAAAGGAGGATGCCGTTATTGTTGTATATTTTCCCCGGCGGCAGCGGAGCGCCCGGGGGGACGAGCTCATCTCCGGTACACAGTATTCCTATTTCAGGTGGGCGGAATACCGGGACCTCAGCAAGTCCCAAGCCCGCAAGGAGTCCCAGGCGAATAAAGTCAAGCCCTTCGCCTTCCCGGATAAGCAGCTGTCCCTTCCGGATATCCTCTCCCCGGAAAATATAGTTCTCGTGTTTTTTAACCGGGCGGAAAACCAAAACCGCCTTCTCCTTTTCCGAAACGTCTTCCTTTGGAAGCATGGCGTCCGAGCCGGCGGGCATGGGCGCCCCGGTCATAATCCTCAGCGCTTCTCCCGGCAGCAGTGGAGCATCGTGGACAGAACCGGCGTATACCACCCCGGCTATATGCAGCCTCGCCGGATTCGCTTCCGAGGCGCCTGCGGTATCCTCGCTGCGGAAGGCAAAGCCGTCCAGGGGGGCGCGGTCAAAGGGAGGGTTATCCAGGGGGGCGAGGATGGTTTTACCCGTAACAAGTCCTCGGGCTTTAATCAGGGGGAGGCGGAGTATCTCCTCTATAGGGATGGTCCTGGCGAGGAGCAGTTCCAGAGCGGCTTCCAAGTCTATTCGTTCCATGGGCGTCCTATCCTGCAAGACGGACCCGGACTTGTCCGTCCGCGCTTACCACAGTTATTTCTGCCATAAGTTTCTGTAAAAGACCCGCAGTTATGGGACTTTCCAGGGTGAACTGGGCCAGTTCCGCCACCCGTGCTGCACTGGGCTTTACCTGTTCCCCCGCGCCGGCGCTGACCATGATAAAACAACCCGGCTGAACCACTTCCCTAAGGCTATTGGATTCGCCGATAACTAGGACAGAGGGGGGTATCTGTTTGAGAAACTCGGAAAAGCCCTCGGCAAGGCTGTTTTTAATTGAACGGAGCCAGTAAACCCGTTCTGCTCCGGCCCTAAGCAGCCGGGTGGTGTCTTT encodes the following:
- a CDS encoding winged helix-turn-helix domain-containing protein; translation: MFENIKPTIKISLINQTGKGEPFCGPGMIMLLLEIRRSGNVREACENMGMSYTKGWKLLARIEAWIGFPVVVRQQGGKGGGEAHLTGEGAAFLEKHLAFLQECETTVGEIFSRYYPVKTL
- the glp gene encoding gephyrin-like molybdotransferase Glp codes for the protein MERIDLEAALELLLARTIPIEEILRLPLIKARGLVTGKTILAPLDNPPFDRAPLDGFAFRSEDTAGASEANPARLHIAGVVYAGSVHDAPLLPGEALRIMTGAPMPAGSDAMLPKEDVSEKEKAVLVFRPVKKHENYIFRGEDIRKGQLLIREGEGLDFIRLGLLAGLGLAEVPVFRPPEIGILCTGDELVPPGAPLPPGKIYNNNGILLSTRLEELGFHPRLLPVAADEPETAAAEIRAHMEDLDLLISTGGVSVGDRDIMRDVFTLLGAEQLFWRMTFKPGSAILCGVYRKKLLICLSGNPFAAMANLELLVRPVLAKLAQRPDLETRRLRARLISPFPKQSGTRRFIRARLEPKRGDEEFPLISLPEGHSSGHMLSLLSCNCFVDIPAGSAALPAGSVVNVVLFGSTELL